The following nucleotide sequence is from Peribacillus sp. ACCC06369.
TAGGAGCATCGCCTGATACTGCGGACGATTGAAATCTTTTCCACTTTGTTTATCAATGAAGATATAACGTTCTTCAATTCTAAGTTCACGAAATTTCTTAAGCTGTCGTTCTGTATTTTGATCCTTAGCTGAATCACGAACGTACCCAAATTCCAAAAATAGCCACGCCCTCTAAAATGTTCTTCTTGTCTTTTAACGAAGTGTTTGCGATACCCATCGAGTAAAAACATACGTGAATAGGCAAGATATATATGCATTTAATATATTGAAGGAGTGTTAATTATGGCTGATATGAAAATAAATGTGAATGCAATTTGGGATGGTGGGGTAACAGGGAATGGAACCCTTAAAGCGGAGTATCTGGATACAAAAATCGCTATTCCAACATCATTAGGAGGTAGTGGTAACGGAGCAAATCCAAAAGAGGTTCTCGTTGCTTCTGTAACAACTTGTTATGCAGCAACACTAACATTTGTGCTTGAAAGCAGAAAACTTCCTGTGGAAGAACTTACAGTGAACTCTGAGGCAAGTATATCTGATAATGAGTTTAAAATTATCCATTATCCTCACATCGTTTTATCTGCTGGCGCGACAGAAGAACAAATTCAATCTGCACAAAGAGCGACAGAAGCAGCAGATAAAGGGTGCGATGTCGGAAATATATTGAAAAAAGCAGATGTTAAAATTGAAGTTCAAGGTAAAGTTTCTGTGAAATGATATGATTCACCCAAAGATGTAGAAATAATCACTTTTTTGTTCAAATTTATCAATCTTCCACAATCGAGGCATTATCTAAAGTATGGAAAAAAGCCCAATTTCTCAATTTAATGCTGAGAAATTGGGCATTTTAATATTAGTATTTCCTTAACGTTGTAAATTTGCGTTTTGCTGGTGGTCCCCTTTATAAAAAATAAAAAGGAGCTAGTGTTATGCAGTTACCTGAAGACTTTAAAAATTTTTTAGGCATAAACCCATCTACTATCCCCATGTGCATCATTCGCATGGCAAAGGATTTACCCATAAGCCCGGATCTTCCTGCACCCGCTACAAAAACAATCCCATTAACCAGTTTTTCAGCTTCTTCGTTAGCTATTAAGTCTACTGAACGATAGTTTTGTACAGAAAGTCAATGCTTTTTGAACATTGAATGTCTTCCTGCCCTGTTCCAGCACATAATTTATGTGGAATCTCATCACTTTCCTCTATAAATTCCTGTGCACTTCTACACTTGTTAATCCATTTTACAATATCATCCTGAGAGGGTTTACTCTTTGACTCAATAAAGACTGCTTCAAAACGTTGTTTACAAGGATCCCAAACGAAGCAACAGAATCCATAGACATTGTATCGTCATCTATAACATCATTTTCATCAGAAGTTTCTTCACCTATCCTTTTAAAGTCTTGATTTTCAAAGCTATATACCAACCCAAACCATTTAAAAGATGGGCAAAATAATCCTCATCTCTTTGCCACCTGTTCTCAAAGCTAATTTGTGTAGTTCCTTTATAAAGCCGTTTCCTAGCCCTGTCTAAAGCATAAAATTTGATTTTGGGTATAAAGGAAAATAATATAGAGATATCGCAAATTATCAATTTCCTTTTGTTCGATTAGTTTATACGCATTCCAAGCAAAATAGATTTTAATAAGATCAGAAAGGGGCGGGCACCGTTGAATCGGGAATCAAATATGATAAATGACGAACAGGCAGTTGAAATTTTCAAGGCTCTGTCAAATCAAATAAGAGTAAATATTCTGCAAATGTTGAAAGAACCTGATAATAACTTTTCCCCGCAGGCCCATGTCATCAAAGAAAAAAGCTTTGATGGCGGGGTTTGTGTTAGTGATATTCGCAGCAAAGTAGGACTATCACAGTCCACTACCTCCCAGTATTTATCTATCCTATTGCAAAGCGGTCTGGTGGAAATGAAACGAATCGGACAATGGACTTATTATCGACGCAATGAGGAAACCATTAAACAGTTTGAAAAGTATATAGGCTTAAAAATATAACCTTTTAAGGAGGACCAAGAGTGAGTTTTCAAAATCATCGTGCCTATAACAGCATGTACCAGAAAGACAAAATGACACTCGGATTTATCCTCCCGACTGCCAGGATGTCTAAAAATCCGATTATGGAGAATCAGCTGGAGCTTGCCCGTAAAATTGAGGAATATGGCTTTGCTTCATTATGGCTCCGTGATATTACGATGCAGAATTTGAATATTGATGATAACGGCCAAAAGTTCGATTTATGGATTTATTTGACGTATCTTGCTGCCTATACGAAGCACATTGCGTTAGTGACAGGAAGTGTAGTTCTCCCTTTGCGCCACCCCGTCAGGGTAGCCAAGGAAGCTGCATCAATCGATCAATTGTTTCCAGGTCGATTGATTATGGGAGTGGCATCAGGGGACAGGGAAAAAGACTTTACAGCTTTAGGGATATCTAAGCAAGAAAGCGGTCCGTTATTTAAAGAAAATTTCGAAATTCTCGACCGGCTGTTAAAAGAGGATCAGCCGACAATCCACAGCAACGCCGGGCTGATCGATGGTACAGATATGAGGTTAATCCCAAAGCCTGTATCTCCGATTCCGACCATGGTGACTGGATTTAGCAATCAGTCTATCAATTGGATAGCCAGGAATGGGGATGGGTGGCTTCAATACCCAAGAAGCATTATTCAACAGGCGCAGCTTATCCAGGATTATCGTGCTTTAACTGAAGTTCATGCTCCAGGAGATTTTAAACCCTTCTCTCAAAGCTTGTTCATCAATTTATTGGAAAATCCCGATGAAATGTCTGTACCCATACCCTTAGGCTATTCCGTGGGAAGAAACCGTTTAGTTGATCTACTTCATCAATTTCAAGCGATTGGTGTCAACCATTTGGCGTTTGTTCTGTATTTTTCCAAGCGCCCTCCAGAGGAAGTAATTCAGGAACTTGGAGAATTTGTTTTACCTTACTTTCCAACCCATAAAGGTACAGGCCAGCTTTAAAAAATTTAATTGTATAAAAGGAGGAAGAATTATGACAAAGAAAATAGAACTTTCAGTGCTAGATCCCTCCCCAATTGTCGAGGGAGGATCAGCCGAACTTTCCCTTCAAAACACGCTTGATTTAGCAAAGAAAACAGAGCAGTGGGGATATAAACGGTTTTGGCTTGCTGAACATCATAATTGGGCAGGAATGGCGAGTTCAGCATCCCCGATCGTAATTGGACGAGTAGCCTCTGTCACGGAAAAAATGCGTATTGGATCAGGCGCAATGCTGCTTTCCCATTATTCTCCTCTTTCCGTGGCTGAGCAATTTGGAACATTAGAAACCTTCTTCCCTGGCCGAATCGACCTTGGATTGGGGCGGGCACCTGGCACCGACCAATATACAGCAAATGTATTGCGGCAGCGGGTTGCTGGTGAACCTGAATTTGATGCTCGGCTTGAGGAGCTTATCGCATATCTTTATGGTACAGGAACAGCCACTAAGAATGGTTCATTTAGCATTCACGCCATTCCCGGCGAAAAAAAAAATGTGCCAATTTGGCTGTTAGGTTCAGGGTTTTATAGTGCACAATTGTCTGGAATACTTGGGTTACCATTCTCTTTCGCGGGACATTTTGCTCCAGGTAACATGATGGAGGCCATAAAACTGTACCGGGATTATTTTCGTCCGTCTCAATTTTTGGAGGAGCCTTATGTACTGTTAGCCGTACAAGTGGTGGCTGCTGATGAGAAACAGGAGGCACAAAGGCTTGCCACTTCGATGTATCAAAAATTTCTTTTGTTAACCCGCGGACAGCCTTCGCCCATTTTGCCACCAGTTGATAATATGGACAAGCTTTGGAACGATAATGAACGCAGGGCGGTTGAAGAACAGCTTTTCACTTCCATCATCGGGGACCCTGCAGGTGTGAAGCAGCAGCTCCATGAGTTAATAGAAAAGACTGACGCTGATGAAATTATGGCTCATACAGAGATTTTTGATCATAAGGCACGGCTGCGCTCTTATGAAATTTTGGCTCAGGCTGCAGTAAATTAAACATTGTCTAGTCTAATAAAGGATGTATTTTCTGCAGATATTAAATCAGTTAAATTAATGTGATTTAGATTGAAGCAGTAAAAGAAGACAAAGAATACAACCTGTAAATTCTTTTATAGGTTTGAAACGAAATTTTTAAAGAAAGAAGATGAGCATATGCCTGAAAATAATACAAAACAAATTACGGATATTCCATTCTCGGTCCTGGATCTCTCTCCAATTGCAGATGGAAGGACGCCGGCTGATTCTTTTCGCAATACTTTGGAGCTGGCCCGGCTCGCTGAAAAGCTGGGGTATAACCGATATTGGCTCGCTGAGCATCATAATATGCCATTTATCGCCAGCTCTGCAACATCGGTAGTCATTTCCCATGTTGCAGCAGGTACATCAAAAATCCGGGTAGGTTCAGGCGGCATTATGCTGCCGAATCATGCACCTCTTGTTATTGCTGAGCAATTTGGTACTCTGGAATCATTATATCCAGGACGTATTGATCTTGGCTTGGGCCGTGCACCTGGCACTGATCAGCTTACCGCACGTGCATTAAGACGTGACTTGAGAAGTTCAGGAGAAGATTTCCCTGAGCAGCTGGCTGAGCTCCGGAATTACTTTGACCCTTCCCTGGCACAAGGATATAGTCATGTTAAAGCAATTCCGGGTGAGGGATTAAACATACCTATTTGGCTGTTAGGTTCGAGCGGATACAGTGCTCAGCTGGCAGGAGAGCTTGGACTGCCGTTTGCATTTGCGAGCCATTTCTCGCCGCATAACACACTGCCGGCTATCCAGCTGTACCGCCGTTCGTTTAAGCCTTCTAAAGTACTGGACAAGCCGCATGCAATGGTAGGGCTAAACATCATTGCGGCCGATACAGATCAAGAAGCTGAGCGGCTCGCTACAACATTGCAGCAGCAGTTCTTGAATTTGATGCGCGGGAAGGAAGTCCCATTGCAGCCGCCAGTGGATAATATTAATGATATAGCGAGCGACTATGAAATAGCTGCCCTTGAGAATCAATTAGGAACTTCGATTGTCGGCAGCCCTCAAATCGTAAAAGAAAAGCTGGAAAAGGTTCTGGATGAAAGTCAAGCCGATGAAATTATGGCAATCGCCCAGGTTTATGATCATAAGGCACGCCTCCATTCCTATGAAATATTGGCAGATATTACTCAGCTAAAATAGGTCAAAACTGTCCTCACCATGGAAGAAACGTTGTTGCAATTAGTGGACAAGTTAGCGGACCAGGACCTGGATTATCTCCATATTTCTGTGGCGGCTTTTGGAACGGATCAATCCGTGATGATAACAATCAGACATCCATGAGCGTGTCAGCAATCGTGTTCCTGTGATGGGTGTTGGGATGCTGCGGACACCCGATGAGATGAAAGCATTTGAAACAGGTGTACCTTTATTCGCTTTAGGGAGGGAATTGATTTTTTCATTTCTTCCCTCTTCTATTTCTTTAAAACCACGTTTAAACATACAAGGCGATTTTACTGTATGGGAGAAGTTGCTTGATAGTCGAGATAATGAGGTTTTAAGTAATATAAGTAATCCTGATAAAAAGTGATAAGTGAGGAAGAGTATAATATGAGGATGGATTAGACAGTTTGAAAAATGTTATATTTTTTACAGTTATGATAAGAAAGGGGCTTTATTATGAACCCAAATATCCTAAACCGAAATAATGTAAATATCAAAGGTAATGGAGAACAAACTATGATATTCGCACCAGGTTTTGGATGTGACCAAACGGTATGGAAATCTGTATCTGAATCATTTGAAAGTGATAATCAAATTATTTTATTTGATTATGTTGGGATGGGTAAATCAGATGTAAAGGCATTTGATCCGAATAAATACAGCAAACTTTCCGGTTATGTCCAAGATGTGATAGATGTTTGTTCAGCCTTAAATCTTAAAAATGCAATATTTGTTGGTCATTCCGTTTCAGGAATGATTGGTTTACTAGCATCACTACAACATCCAGAGTATTTTTCCCGTCTTATTTTGATCGGTCCATCCCCTTGTTACCTTAATGACCTCCCTGAATATTTTGGAGGTTTTGAGAAAGAAGATTTGATAGGCTTAATTGATATGATGGATAAAAATTATATCGGCTGGGCAACTTTTTTTGCTTCAACCGTTACAAATAATCCCGGTCGGCCAGATGTTGCAAACGAGCTGGAAAATCGTTTTTGTTCTACTGATCCCGTCATTGCTCGTAAATTTGCAGAGGCTTGTTTCTTTGCAGATAACCGTGAGGACTTGCCAAAAGTTACAGTACCTTCTCTAATCATACAATGTTCTGAAGATGTAATTGCTCCTACCGTAGTAGGTGAGTATCTGAGTCAACATGTACCCAAAAGTACGATTACATATATGAAAGCAGCAGGACACTGCCCGCATATGAGTCATCCTGAAGAGACGGTTCAATTAATCCGTGATTATTTGGGGAAATTTCCTAGTAAAGTTGTTTTGAGCCCGGCTTATGAATGAGCAATTAAACCATGCTCCTTGTGGTTTTGTTACACTTTCAAAGGAGGGCATTCTTTTATCTATTAATCAGACATTAGTACAATTGCTTGGATATAGTTCAGAGCAACTGGTTGGACATCACATCAACGTAATTCTTGCTAAATCTGCCCGGTTATTTATTCAACTTTATTTCTTTCCATTAGTAACCGTTCAACATCGAATAGAGGAAATGTATCTCTCGCTTACAAATGTAAGTGGAGAGGAAATACCAGTTCTGATTAACGCCACCCTCAGCCAAGATACGGATAACCAAGTTATAACGTGTGTCGTTATACCTATGCAAAGAAGAATCGAATACGTAAACCAGTTAATTATATCAAAAAAACTTGCTGAGGATGCTCTAAAGGAAACAAGTGAAGCTAATTCTAAATTGGAGAAAGCCCTTAAGGACTTGGAGGAAAATCAGCAGAAACTTTTGGAGGTTAATAAACAGAACGAAAAATTCAAAAGAGATACTCATAATGAATTGAAACTAGCGAAGAAAATACAAGAAAGGTCACTACCTGAAACTATTTCTGATGATCACATTGAGATTGAATCATATTATTTTGCATCGAGGGAATTGTCAGGTGATATTTATGGTTGCTATCAAATAAATAAACATCGGTATGGAATTATTTTATTAGATGTAATGGGACATGGTATTTCTTCCGCACTTATAACCATGTCTCTTCAATCTTTATTCCAAAGGTTGATTACAAAAGGAGCTGCTACTAATGTAGTTATAAAAGAATTAGATGATCATTTACATACTTTGTTCCATAACAATCAAGATTCCTGGCATTATTGCACGGCTATTTATCTTATTATTGATACCGACAAACAAACTATTGAATATACGAATTCTGGTCATCCACCAGCTATTTTTCAGAATTCTGCAGGGAATCAGCTAGAACTACGAGCAACCTCGCCCCCAATAGGAACATTTGAGGGAATACAGTTTAAAATAGAAACATTTAATTATGATAAAGGTAGCAAGATCCTTCTATACACAGATGGTGTCTCGGAGCCTCTTGGCTTCCACCGGTTGGGTTCCTTGTTAATGGAGCACTCATCTGATTCTTTGATTGGGTTAAAAGAAAAAATTTTGCAATCACTTCAGAATGAAGGAGAAGAGAAATTTAAAAATGATGATCAGTGTTTTATTTTGATTGATTTAAAATAAAATATTAACACAATATTTAAAGTAGACCAAAACTTATTTAATACCCATGATATTAGATTCATGGGTTTATTTTCTTTCCAATGTTTTTTCGCCTTGAATTATACAATTCACTTTTGCGTTGGCTGAAGAAGATCGGAGCTGCCTTTAAGGCAGCTTTTTGTTATGCAACTAAACCAGCCAATAGTTTGTCAATATTTTTCAATAAAACCTTAAAATATTTCATGCTATACTAAATTTGTGCATACCAAATAACCTTCCAAGTTTCTGTGTTTGGAAAGTTCTGGGTGGTTTAGTTATACTTTCAAACTAGCCTATCTTGGAAAGGTGAGTTGCTTTTTAAAAGTGCATAAATCCAATGTAAGAGTTTATTGGCACATGCTATCACAGCTACTTTAAAGGGCTTTCCTTCTTCACGTTTCTTATCATAAAACTCTCGTAATCGCTTGTTACGAGGGATGATTTCATCTGTCGTTTTCTTCTTGCGACAATCACGAATGGCACATTTAACAGCCATATACAAGGCGTGTCTTAGTCTGCCAGAACCTCTTTTGGTAATCCGATTTACTGTGCCTTTAAATTTACCTGATTCAAAGATACTTGGATCAATTCCGGCAAATGCCACTAGTTTTTTAGGGTGATTAAACCGTTCAATCTCTCCAATTTCAGAAATAATCGTTGCAGCGATTTTTTCACCGATTCCAGGGATGGATTGGATAATCTTATATTCTTCAATTTCTTTTGCCAAAGCATCTATCTCGTCTTCAAATTTGGATAGGTGCTTTTGGTATTCTAGAAGCATTTTTATATACATTTCAAGGCTTAAAATGTGACTCTGATATAAGGTTCTC
It contains:
- a CDS encoding OsmC family protein, whose protein sequence is MADMKINVNAIWDGGVTGNGTLKAEYLDTKIAIPTSLGGSGNGANPKEVLVASVTTCYAATLTFVLESRKLPVEELTVNSEASISDNEFKIIHYPHIVLSAGATEEQIQSAQRATEAADKGCDVGNILKKADVKIEVQGKVSVK
- a CDS encoding metalloregulator ArsR/SmtB family transcription factor; translation: MINDEQAVEIFKALSNQIRVNILQMLKEPDNNFSPQAHVIKEKSFDGGVCVSDIRSKVGLSQSTTSQYLSILLQSGLVEMKRIGQWTYYRRNEETIKQFEKYIGLKI
- a CDS encoding TIGR03571 family LLM class oxidoreductase, translated to MSFQNHRAYNSMYQKDKMTLGFILPTARMSKNPIMENQLELARKIEEYGFASLWLRDITMQNLNIDDNGQKFDLWIYLTYLAAYTKHIALVTGSVVLPLRHPVRVAKEAASIDQLFPGRLIMGVASGDREKDFTALGISKQESGPLFKENFEILDRLLKEDQPTIHSNAGLIDGTDMRLIPKPVSPIPTMVTGFSNQSINWIARNGDGWLQYPRSIIQQAQLIQDYRALTEVHAPGDFKPFSQSLFINLLENPDEMSVPIPLGYSVGRNRLVDLLHQFQAIGVNHLAFVLYFSKRPPEEVIQELGEFVLPYFPTHKGTGQL
- a CDS encoding LLM class flavin-dependent oxidoreductase; this translates as MTKKIELSVLDPSPIVEGGSAELSLQNTLDLAKKTEQWGYKRFWLAEHHNWAGMASSASPIVIGRVASVTEKMRIGSGAMLLSHYSPLSVAEQFGTLETFFPGRIDLGLGRAPGTDQYTANVLRQRVAGEPEFDARLEELIAYLYGTGTATKNGSFSIHAIPGEKKNVPIWLLGSGFYSAQLSGILGLPFSFAGHFAPGNMMEAIKLYRDYFRPSQFLEEPYVLLAVQVVAADEKQEAQRLATSMYQKFLLLTRGQPSPILPPVDNMDKLWNDNERRAVEEQLFTSIIGDPAGVKQQLHELIEKTDADEIMAHTEIFDHKARLRSYEILAQAAVN
- a CDS encoding LLM class flavin-dependent oxidoreductase; protein product: MPENNTKQITDIPFSVLDLSPIADGRTPADSFRNTLELARLAEKLGYNRYWLAEHHNMPFIASSATSVVISHVAAGTSKIRVGSGGIMLPNHAPLVIAEQFGTLESLYPGRIDLGLGRAPGTDQLTARALRRDLRSSGEDFPEQLAELRNYFDPSLAQGYSHVKAIPGEGLNIPIWLLGSSGYSAQLAGELGLPFAFASHFSPHNTLPAIQLYRRSFKPSKVLDKPHAMVGLNIIAADTDQEAERLATTLQQQFLNLMRGKEVPLQPPVDNINDIASDYEIAALENQLGTSIVGSPQIVKEKLEKVLDESQADEIMAIAQVYDHKARLHSYEILADITQLK
- a CDS encoding alpha/beta hydrolase encodes the protein MNPNILNRNNVNIKGNGEQTMIFAPGFGCDQTVWKSVSESFESDNQIILFDYVGMGKSDVKAFDPNKYSKLSGYVQDVIDVCSALNLKNAIFVGHSVSGMIGLLASLQHPEYFSRLILIGPSPCYLNDLPEYFGGFEKEDLIGLIDMMDKNYIGWATFFASTVTNNPGRPDVANELENRFCSTDPVIARKFAEACFFADNREDLPKVTVPSLIIQCSEDVIAPTVVGEYLSQHVPKSTITYMKAAGHCPHMSHPEETVQLIRDYLGKFPSKVVLSPAYE
- a CDS encoding SpoIIE family protein phosphatase encodes the protein MNEQLNHAPCGFVTLSKEGILLSINQTLVQLLGYSSEQLVGHHINVILAKSARLFIQLYFFPLVTVQHRIEEMYLSLTNVSGEEIPVLINATLSQDTDNQVITCVVIPMQRRIEYVNQLIISKKLAEDALKETSEANSKLEKALKDLEENQQKLLEVNKQNEKFKRDTHNELKLAKKIQERSLPETISDDHIEIESYYFASRELSGDIYGCYQINKHRYGIILLDVMGHGISSALITMSLQSLFQRLITKGAATNVVIKELDDHLHTLFHNNQDSWHYCTAIYLIIDTDKQTIEYTNSGHPPAIFQNSAGNQLELRATSPPIGTFEGIQFKIETFNYDKGSKILLYTDGVSEPLGFHRLGSLLMEHSSDSLIGLKEKILQSLQNEGEEKFKNDDQCFILIDLK